The Stenotrophomonas maltophilia genome includes a region encoding these proteins:
- the flhA gene encoding flagellar biosynthesis protein FlhA, with product MIRQGLGAPLIVLALLAMVVVPLAAPVLDALFTFNIAISLMVLLAVVYVKRPLDFTIFPIVLLITTMLRLALNVASTRVILLNGQNGHDAAGKVIAAFGEFVIGGNYAVGIVVFAILTIINFVVITKGAGRVSEVTARFILDAMPGKQMAIDADLNAGLLTREEAKLRREEVREEADFYGAMDGASKFIRGDAIAGILILFINMLGGLAVGVLQHGMPFGEAAATYTLLSIGDGLVAQLPALLVSSAVAMLVTRASRSQDMAQAMTGQVFGQYRALAITAGIIGVVGLVPGMPNVAFLTLAAILGFIAWKVYRKGKAAATDPAAAGNDAAALNALGRPAAPAPTAELSWDELRPVDPLGLEVGYRLIPLVDSNQGGELMARIKGVRRKLTQDVGFLIPSVHIRDNLELPANGYRVLVHGVPVATAEIHPDRELALDPGSALGALEGIAGKDPAFGLDATWIQPHQRAQAETLGYTVVDPATVVATHLSHLIREHAPELLGHEEVQHLLANLAKSAPKLVEDLTPKALPLSAVVRVLQNLLVERIPIRQLRKIAEALVEHAPSSQDPAVLTAAVRTALGRFIVQEIAGMSAELPVFTLNPQLERVLQESTQGNGAALEPGLAERLHQSLAECVSKQEARNEPAVVLVPGPVRAALARLVRHSVPSLSVLAYSEVPEDKRLKLVGTIS from the coding sequence ATGATCCGCCAGGGCCTTGGCGCGCCGCTGATCGTGCTGGCCCTGCTGGCCATGGTCGTGGTGCCGCTGGCCGCGCCGGTGCTCGACGCTCTGTTCACCTTCAACATCGCCATCTCGCTGATGGTGCTGCTGGCGGTGGTCTACGTGAAGCGCCCGCTGGACTTCACCATCTTCCCGATCGTGCTGCTGATCACCACCATGCTGCGGCTGGCGCTGAACGTGGCCTCCACCCGCGTGATCCTGCTGAACGGCCAGAACGGCCACGACGCCGCCGGCAAGGTCATCGCCGCCTTCGGCGAATTCGTGATCGGCGGCAACTATGCGGTCGGCATCGTGGTGTTCGCGATCCTGACCATCATCAACTTCGTGGTCATCACCAAGGGCGCCGGCCGCGTTTCGGAAGTGACCGCGCGCTTCATCCTCGACGCGATGCCCGGCAAGCAGATGGCGATCGACGCCGACCTCAACGCCGGTTTGCTGACGCGTGAAGAAGCCAAGCTGCGCCGCGAGGAAGTCCGCGAGGAAGCCGACTTCTACGGCGCGATGGACGGTGCCAGCAAGTTCATCCGCGGTGACGCCATCGCCGGCATCCTGATCCTGTTCATCAACATGCTCGGCGGCCTGGCCGTGGGCGTGTTGCAGCATGGCATGCCGTTCGGCGAAGCCGCTGCCACCTACACCCTGCTGTCCATCGGTGACGGCCTGGTGGCGCAGCTGCCGGCCCTGCTGGTCTCCAGCGCGGTGGCGATGCTGGTGACCCGCGCCTCGCGCTCGCAGGACATGGCCCAGGCGATGACCGGCCAGGTGTTCGGCCAGTACCGCGCACTGGCGATCACCGCCGGCATCATCGGCGTGGTCGGCCTGGTGCCGGGCATGCCCAACGTCGCTTTCCTGACGCTGGCCGCGATCCTTGGCTTCATCGCCTGGAAGGTCTACCGCAAGGGCAAGGCCGCAGCCACCGACCCGGCAGCCGCCGGCAATGACGCGGCCGCACTCAACGCACTCGGCCGCCCGGCGGCACCTGCGCCGACCGCCGAACTGAGCTGGGACGAACTGCGCCCGGTCGACCCGCTGGGCCTGGAGGTCGGCTACCGGCTGATCCCGCTGGTGGACAGCAACCAGGGCGGCGAACTGATGGCGCGCATCAAGGGCGTGCGCCGCAAGCTGACCCAGGACGTTGGCTTCCTGATTCCCTCGGTGCACATCCGCGACAACCTGGAACTGCCGGCCAACGGCTACCGCGTGCTGGTGCATGGCGTGCCAGTGGCCACCGCCGAGATCCACCCGGACCGCGAACTGGCGCTGGACCCCGGAAGTGCCCTCGGCGCGCTGGAAGGCATCGCCGGCAAGGATCCCGCGTTCGGCCTGGATGCCACCTGGATCCAGCCGCACCAGCGTGCCCAGGCTGAAACGCTGGGCTACACCGTGGTCGACCCGGCCACCGTGGTGGCCACCCACCTCTCGCACCTGATCCGCGAACATGCGCCGGAACTGCTTGGCCACGAGGAAGTGCAGCACCTGCTGGCCAACCTGGCCAAGAGCGCGCCCAAGCTCGTCGAAGATCTGACGCCGAAGGCGCTGCCGCTGTCGGCGGTGGTGCGCGTGCTGCAGAACCTGCTGGTCGAGCGCATCCCGATCCGACAGCTGCGCAAGATCGCCGAGGCGCTGGTCGAACACGCGCCCAGCAGCCAGGACCCGGCGGTGCTGACCGCTGCCGTGCGCACCGCGCTGGGCCGCTTCATCGTGCAGGAGATCGCCGGAATGTCGGCGGAGCTGCCGGTGTTCACCCTCAACCCGCAATTGGAACGTGTCTTGCAGGAGTCCACGCAGGGCAACGGCGCCGCGCTGGAACCCGGACTCGCAGAGCGACTGCACCAGAGCCTGGCCGAATGTGTCAGCAAGCAGGAAGCGCGAAACGAGCCGGCGGTCGTGCTGGTACCGGGCCCGGTGCGCGCCGCGCTGGCGCGCCTGGTCCGCCACAGCGTTCCGTCGTTGTCGGTCCTGGCCTACAGCGAGGTGCCGGAGGACAAGCGCCTGAAGCTGGTCGGAACGATCAGCTGA
- the flhB gene encoding flagellar biosynthesis protein FlhB → MSENESAGEKTEQPTEKRLRDAREQGNLPRSRELGTAAVFGAGVLAVMAMSGSIGRGASAWMKHALSPEQGLRQNPKELFGHFGDLLLQFMLVIAPLVLVCLLASFVAPLVMGGLRWSQKALLPDINRMNPMSGLKRLYGPEAIAEFTKSLLRVAFVGVAAGLVVWTGFDTLRGLIHHPLETAITDGLGFTLRLLLATAGAMLVLAAIDAPYQRWNWMRKLKMTREELRREMKESEGSPEVKGRIRQLQQQMANRRMMEAVPTADVVVVNPTHYAVALKYEGGTMNAPTVVALGVDETALRIREVADGNKVAIVSAPPLARALYREGQLGKEIPVRLYSAVAQVLSYVYQLRAWRTGPMPDAPHIHVDEFGKGGRP, encoded by the coding sequence ATGTCCGAGAACGAATCCGCCGGCGAAAAGACCGAACAACCTACCGAAAAGCGCCTGCGCGACGCCCGTGAACAAGGCAACCTGCCGCGCTCGCGCGAACTTGGCACCGCCGCCGTGTTCGGTGCCGGCGTGCTGGCGGTGATGGCCATGAGCGGCTCGATCGGCCGTGGCGCCAGTGCCTGGATGAAGCACGCGCTCAGCCCGGAACAGGGCCTGCGGCAGAACCCGAAGGAACTGTTCGGCCACTTCGGCGACCTGCTGCTGCAGTTCATGCTGGTGATCGCACCGCTGGTGCTGGTCTGCCTGCTGGCCAGCTTCGTCGCCCCGTTGGTGATGGGCGGCCTGCGCTGGTCGCAGAAGGCGTTGCTGCCCGACATCAACCGCATGAACCCGATGAGCGGGCTCAAGCGCCTGTATGGCCCGGAGGCGATTGCCGAATTCACCAAATCGCTGCTGCGCGTGGCCTTCGTCGGCGTCGCCGCAGGGCTGGTGGTCTGGACCGGCTTCGACACCCTGCGCGGGCTGATCCACCACCCGCTGGAAACCGCCATCACCGATGGCCTGGGCTTCACCCTTCGCCTGCTGCTGGCCACCGCCGGCGCGATGCTGGTGCTGGCCGCCATCGATGCGCCCTACCAGCGCTGGAACTGGATGCGCAAACTGAAGATGACCCGTGAAGAGCTGCGCCGGGAAATGAAGGAAAGCGAGGGCAGCCCCGAGGTGAAGGGCCGCATCCGCCAGCTGCAGCAGCAGATGGCCAACCGCCGGATGATGGAGGCGGTACCCACCGCCGACGTGGTGGTGGTCAACCCGACGCACTACGCGGTGGCCCTGAAGTACGAGGGTGGGACCATGAATGCTCCCACCGTGGTCGCCCTGGGCGTGGATGAGACCGCCCTGCGCATCCGTGAGGTGGCCGACGGCAACAAGGTCGCGATCGTCTCCGCCCCGCCTTTGGCACGCGCCTTGTATCGGGAAGGCCAACTCGGAAAGGAAATCCCCGTGAGACTGTATTCGGCCGTCGCCCAGGTCCTGTCCTACGTCTACCAGCTGCGCGCCTGGCGCACTGGCCCGATGCCGGACGCCCCGCACATCCACGTGGATGAATTCGGCAAGGGAGGCCGCCCGTGA